The genome window ttaaatattcctCAACCATATGAAAAAAGTAAGAAGTTagatttatagtaattaatgtttttaaattttatagtattagtctGTGAATGATGTGAACTCTTGCAATTCCCATACACCCCATACAAACAAACGCGGATAAAGAAatgacttaattttaaaaactgttatGAAATGGTATTGGAAATAGAATAGTTTATGTGATtagtcaaatattataaagaaaagaagTTTATTCAGATGTGTTTTTTGGGTTTTTTTAGGGGACAATCTCCATAGTTATTGAATGAATTCGAATATTCTTTCATTATGTAATTACTTATATGACTAATGAATGACACAAagtcgtttttattttgtttgtgacTAAAGCGTATGTCTCAATATGAAATACGTTGAAACAGAGCAATGAAttctttattatgtatatcattTTCCTCTTCATATTTCGAAGACCTtttgtcatttttaatatgttttttcaactttatgcgataataatacaaacatacatagtTCGTAAAACATTATcctctaataataaaataattatttgtttaaatcaattaaatagaaagtatcaaaagaaatgatttttcttttttaataagctGATGCTCAGCTTCTTTCTTCATAGTTACGTTAGGACCAATGGATTCTGTGTGCAAAAAAATTTGTACTACTTGCGTTGTAGTGACATAAGCATATAACCTCgataatttagatatttaatctGCCATTTCTTATAGAATcctaactaataataatttacgaatGCTAAGCCTCTCTGATATGAGTTTTATAAAAGCACTATTATATTGTCGCCGCTCACCACCCTACAGacaaacataatgaataatgaataatgaataatattaaaatgagcctcgatttaatataaacaacaatgTCTTGCAATTTTCAACGCTTGCAAAATGCATAGTTTTGattggaatttaaaattataatcaatgatAGGTATCTTAGCCTATCTGTTCGAGTGtgactgtatttattatttatgtaaatagatatagattatacaaGGATATACTTGATAACAACTTGATACATAATGTCACATTTCGAAAGGTCTTTTTCTTCTTCAATTTATACTTAGGAGCAAATAGGAATTGTAATACAAtgtctaataattaaaaaggagtaaatataaagataatcaTTAATACATCCTTCAGCAAATACATATGTTATCTATTCTACTATGAAACATATTTAGGTTTTTTCAGCATCTCGCGTTTtcatatataacaatagattttatattccATATCAGTCAAATGTTGGTAAGCTGGGATAGAcgttatgatatattattaatttgttcttCGAGCATGACATACccaatgaattattatacttgtaattaaataataaaaaagtctcAGAGGGGAAATACAAAGCAATAATATTCACAGGGTCCAAGGGGAGAATGGTGGAAACAGATGCTACAAAATATACAGGATTTCCCGCTGATGGTGTAGTCAAAGAAAACattccattattttaatatgtacgtacgtacgtacgaGTATATAAAGCAGTAAACACCAACATAATAAACGAGCTAAATACAGTTTAGTTTGGCTCAATGTATTTGATAACTACCGAATCACAGCTGGtttgaatgatttaaaaagaaaataaaaaactgcaTTCAAGTATAtaccaaaattaaattttattggaataaaagCATAGGgtgtaatataaacaaatttttgtttgttccaTTTCCTCAATAAcggtatgttttatttgagtaAAATTTTCTATCTTCATTCTTCAGTATTAGAATTTCTTTGCCTTCatgtgataataaatataatacatttttaccccatatgtgtatatatattgcatattcccatatttttcaattaggAGGAGATTTAAATTACCACTCCTTATTTAATGTGATAGGTACATAACGCCAAATAATTCATGGTTTCGCTTCGTATCATAAAAAACTCTCCTTTTACTCTACTACTCGctgttaattaaatgatataccTACATCAAGTAACAATATGCACCGGTACATCACTCGAGAACTTTGCAACATTTTTCATCTCTGGGACTTAAGTACTTCTCGCCACGAACGCAACCATCTCCACAGAAACTTAATGCCTCAACTTCCACAGAAGACTGGAAACAGCATATGAATGCTACTGCGTTTCCTACGGTAATAGGGGGAGATGAGACCTGATTTCTTTACCTTACCCCTCTCAATCAAATCTTTTATTCCCTTTGTGAATCCTTATACATATACAGAGTATACTTATCATTATACAGTCGTTGATGGTGGTTACAAAATATTcccaataaatttcaaaatagaaATCCATCCGTTTACTATAATAGTCATTACTGTGACGAATCTTTTAACACCCCACGTCTACCATAAACACCACACCCCGAACACCACTTGAATAGAAGCCactatcatcaaaatcaggcAAAGCATAGTCAACGTGATTTCCGATAAAGCCATGACTCTCGACATAAATTCTCATATATATATCACGATGAATGTTTACGCATAATACCAGTCTGTCCAGTCGGTTCGAGCATTCAGTGCTACCGGTTGCTGCCAAAATTAAACACgcgaatacaaataaaaagtttatgaatattttgatCTAGAAATCAGCCAGTTATACTATAAATAGATAAGTGGAAATTGTATAAGCGATAATACTGTGAGTATACGTTTATCTTAAAACAAGTAGGGCGATAAAATAAGCAAcagtttttaacaatttttaagttCATAACATCGATCAACAAGATATTGTGTATGACGATTTTATGGGTAAGTGATAtctaataaatgataatatatcgggtcattatgtattatttttctcatGCATTTAGAtgcattagtatagattagaaCATAATTTACGCATAATTAACTAACTTTTTAAGCCTTCGAACTTGTTTATGCGAttctctatataaataatgcatactttttatcatagaaataaaacattacttgCGAAAAACTCTAAATATGTGACTCAATGCTAGTTTGTTAGTTTCTTTAATTCTTCTCTTTACTTTTTTCATACTCGTAAAACAAATtcgtacaaaatatttcaatcttTTTTTTCGATATCACAGCTTACATGCGtagaatttttcattcattcaagatataaattagataatatgcaaatatatttaggctttttatttttaattttcgcaattagaaaatattttgacacgGTTTTTGATACAGTTTCATTATCTatgcttttttgtttgtcgGATTCGATAAGCGtgcaatattataacaaaaacaaacatacttagtACATATTGACAAGGTTAACGTTAATATTTACGGCTAACACGTGAATACTTGGTTTtggaattataaaaacatattagtaTTCACGTTGTAAGACTATCACATGTATGTCTATCGTAGTTTTAACCttgaaaactatttttgaTGCTAGTTCATAATATGATGTTTTTTACAGTGAAAATAGAGTTTAACTCTCCGAAGAAATTTGTtggaaaatcaaatattaattatgtccAACTATACTATTGGTCGTATAGTGGAAGAAGATACGGAGGAAGTTATGAAAGTATTAAAACGGTAAGTTATGATACTAGTTTTACGAATACCTCGgcatagttttaattataatatatgaaaattaaatgtaaattaatcgaaatacTAATAAACTTTACCCAATATTTTGAATCATAATTTCAACagataatcaataataataaagttttgttacaattactttttaataatagaatattttctgaattttttaacaatttgccACCATTTAGCGCCTAGACCGAGATTCTCTGATCTTTCGCTCTACCCAAGATTTGTTAcgggttttatatttattgacatttcaCATCTAAAATGTCATGAAATTTGCTATAGCTAATTAATGTAGGTCTTACAAAAACTCGATGATATTGTCGGTAATAGaactacttattattattagagaCAATGTTTGTGTATCACTAAAAACGGTTAATTAAAACATCCTGTGAtgaaatgatatatatatttttatactctaTACTTCATTAGAACCAGCATGGGGCACGTTACTCTTCATGGCATTTAGCTATtagtattaaaacaaaccaATGTTTggtttatatagaaataacaaaaacagtaatttaaaGGTGTTGTTTATAGTGTAGGAAAGTTTGTTGGtgataccacagataacataattctaTACTAGACaaccattattttttttattaatctcgTCATCATATAAACAAACGCCAGTACCGTAATCaggcaattttaatttattaaataaaatacgttaaagCAGAACAAATATCTAGTATCGATAGATGGATAAATgatatgtaggtacctaaaaGTCGACTTTTATTCTTACAGCAACTTTTTTATCGACGAACCGCTGAACAAAAAACTTCAGTACTGCACTTCAGTGGACGACGATTGCCCTGATTTGGACGAATATTGCAGATCCACTCTACCGGGGATATCATTTAAGGCCATAGATGCTGATGGGAAAATTATTGGAGTTCTTATTAATGGAATCAGTGCTGTCGACTTTGTAAGtaatgtgatattatttacaaagatatacatacatagactATAGGAGgaaatcatttttcaattgGCTAAGTACTTTCTGTGATTGACGTGTTCcgacaaacaaactttctaactttttattattagtaaagatacaaatactaaaaaaatcaaGGAGGAAGGAAGGAGGAAGAAGAAAAGTTAACCGTAAACAATAAACTGTAACcgatatgagaaattttgaaaatgctataaaactaaaaattaaatgtaaccgATATGGTTAATATCATCAATTCACGTGGTTGTGGTCTTTTATGAGGATTCTATCATAATTAGACCTCTCAAGGCCTACGCTTCGcatgttttaataacattaaaaaataatttaaatggtcATATAACTAATACTTGAAATTTTTCACAACCATATTTTCACTCGGTTGCGCGAGCTATAGATTACGTTTATTCCAGAGTGTTAAAAAGTATCCCATATAcatttggtatttattttacagccAATAGACTACGAATCAATGATAAAAAACTGCGAGAACCCAAAATTCAAGAAGATCCTCCATATTCTGCTTATACGGGAGCAAAACGCACACCTTGCTACAAGATACCCgaacgaaaaaaaattattcgaaGTGAAACTAGCAGCGACCGATTCCAATTGGAGGAATAAGGGAATTATGAATAAACTAATGGAAGAAGCAgagtaagtataaaaaaagaaaaaacatttatttgacgaAACAAGTAACACGAAACACACGCTATGACAAGAAACACGAAATacacagaaaaaataaaacaataacataaaacaattaaagtgTGTAATAATAGTGTGTCCCACAGTACCGCCAAAGAGGATCTAGTTCCACTTTATCgtgaaatatagaaaatatgctATAACATGACTCAAAACTGCTTACcagtttcaataatttatgaaacgtTAACAAAGCTAGTTTCttactacatataatattatatttaataataacctGCATACCTATTAGTAGTTAGGTACCATTGTTGCGTGTTGCAATTAGCAGAAATCTTACTTTATACAAACGATTTCCTCGTAGACGCGGTAAAACCTGCTAAATACCTAGAGCatgaataatacaattatcacattgttaaataattggCAATTTCACGATGACCAAGCAAAAAAAGGGCATAGCTTATCATCTTATATTCTCCCAAGCCATATACCATTATGTTATGGTTAAGAATATCCTATAATATTCCATAGAGCGGGTACATGATATGTAGATACCAGGCTTAActtctataaaaatgtataattatttgaatatttaatttttagtttttatagcactgaaatgctttataaattagaaattttgaaagaatagaaaaaatttgatcacgaggcaggattcgaacctgcgtatcttgcctaaccgtagcaacgcctagcctctcggccacccgtgatcctgccacagtaatcgaatttcttctattctttcggtttcatgtgcctaagggatGCCTCAGCATGCATTCAGGTGcctatttgaatatttctagCCTCTCATGTTGAAAATAACCTACATATCTACATACCCATACCTACGCACCTATTCATAAATGGTCTTGTTAATTATTGCACTCGAAAGAGCacttatattaatgaataggtacttactataaatattatatacgtacctttattgtattttgttatctgtggtatctATCTTATCTATAATCGCTTAGAAGAGTTcagatgtttttaaattgcattgtttaataatttcgtaaaatctatttaatatattctttgaTTCTTATAATTGGTTGCTTTATCAAAGATTGATCGGGAATATGGAgcaattttttaactttatatctTCATTGTAATGGTTTAGACAAGAACTTATTTCCGGTTAAGACGGAGTTGGTTTagtaatttcaattttgtgataaaaaagtaactatttgaaaaaatataaacgtattGATTTTATCGCGATGTGTTTTTACTCTCGATCTCATATACCTAAATAGATTCGCCTATCTAATGCTGCTCtaacgaaaaaaatattttaaataatctagaGATCTCTATTATTTTCGCTAAAATACGTTTCTTAAACTGTGTTTAATTGTTATCactaactaaaaaaataaatcgtaaatTTCAGAAAATCGGCAAGGGACCTAGGAATCAGATTATTACGTATCGACACCTCCAGCGCATACTCTGCTAAAGCTGCAGAAAAATTTGGTTTCACCTGCCTCTACAAAAGGGCGTATACGGATATCAAATTGCCCGGTGAAAGTGAGCCCATTATTGTACCTGATCCACCACATGTTGTGGATAGAGTATTTATTAAGGAATTGTTTTAGTTCTTCAAGTACTTATACtcacaacataatattattaagctgtaacatatttagaaaatattgttatttattttgaactcTTGAGATATATAAACCCAGTGGTAAGGAtcattgtatttatgttacatACTGAGTTACCTATCTGTAATATTTCTAACAGTAAGGCTCCGCAGTCCGCCATAGACCGTAGACCGTTGACACCGAAAATGTCAACGGTCAATCGTTAACTGACCAATTTGAGCCTTGACTATCGATATTCTCACATTTACTGTGCAAAAAGTTCGAAATGAATAGAGAACCAACTTGCAGGTCTTATCTTAGTTTATATCAGTGACATAAAGGGACCTTTAGGTTAAGGCCCCATTGCAATTTTTACCACAAGCGGAAAACCGCAAAACCGAGATACTGCCCTCGATTTTatcaatttgaaaatggaattcAAGAGAATACAGCTGTTATGTATTAGTTATAGAGTGTATGTgttgttgtttatatattaaaagcagAAAAGAAACGTGATCAAAAATTTACGACAATGGGTCCAATTTCCAACCACTAGTTAGTGGACTTGATgcttttattcataaaaaatatagctaaTATGAGATTATGAAACTGAAACCAAACTGGGAAGTCAAGTTCTATGAtgattgtttgtaaatatatttaaatgtccggtacatttttattattattttttattataattggctATTGgtgtaagaataataaaaaaaaatttaacagagATTAAACAGATTGTAAATGTAAAGGTTGTTTTCTACCTCCAACGTCAGTTATTGTGacgatttattttctataaagcattaaataaaaaaaattggaacaaatttgaagaaatattatatcttgtatatatacatacaaatatacgaaTGAAgaatgatgaatgaatgaattaatagaattatatttcaaacattgcattacattgtataaagtttatttagtaTGAAATGTACCTTGTAGTTCATCATGatgtgatataataaaaaagagaattaatttaactacTTTATTTACAcagctaataaaatatgtacaaaaataaattgaggTAGTTAATAACCACAAaatctttatgtattttttcttctaatttttgtgttaattttttctaaaaattttctattactagtcactgcattttttttatttaacgtatttttaattgattttattacaaaatcaagtatgtaaatatatttttttaatctgaattatttaacaatttatcataaatctacataataaataaattgtaatatcaaAGTTGCATATAAAAACTGAATTTATGTCATACAATCATTTGAAGTCgagttatacaatatttttagcgtaatttattcacaaatagCAATTGCCTCATGATGTATCAAACTATATTATTGcagttttcaattattactgACAAAATTCATCTCTTTCAAAACAATTGCGCTATTTTATCACTAAAGCAGTATCGTCTTCTGCACTCTGTGTCATATCCTTGTCAAATAACTTCTCATCAAGCcagtcaaaaataaataacacatatcATTTGTGAGCAATTCTCTATCGGGACTTAGTGGCCTCCGCACCAACACCAACACACGTATCTATGTATTCTATGAgatatacgtttttattttttctcattGGCAAGTGCTTGACCTAAAGACGCCGTTGCGACTGTGGGATTAGCTGCATTGACTATTTTCTCTAATAATGCCCTTGTTTGCATCtgaaaaatcaatatgaacaattaattaatcatatgAATACCGCTtcataatagatttttttctaaatttaaatttaaatctttcaaATTTCTTGTATGTGACCTACCTCTCAGTcctttgaaatatacatatatttttccaaGTCttgaattcaataaatagGATCTATCTATCTAGAAAATATAGAAGATTACCTTTCCACCCACgcagtcaaaggaaaagatacAGTGGTGGGCTTTACCCACATAATTTCCAATCCAATGagatttccgggatgaaaACTATCAATGTACCTTCTCGTGTCTAAAACTACCTTTTTGTCAAATTACGTCGAAGTCAGTACAGTGGTtcaggcgtgaagaagagacagacagacagacagacttccgtatatgtataatactagGGTTGTAATACTAACATCATTAGTCTTTCCTTCAGCATTGGCGCGAACCTTGTCTAACTCTTCAGCTAGCATCATCGACTTTTCCTGTGTCCTTCTGCGATGGACGACATAGGATTGtctgaaaaaaacaaaaccgtgaataaatataatttgaataaaacacatgcaaaattttaacacaataatatcatatattaattatgtaagcgcatgtttaatttaattaatttatggtttttttaaagatgaagttttattgttttaatgactttttttttaatgtaatcgtcggcaatggagctggtgggtcgcctgatggtaagcgctaccaccgcccatgggtACTCGCCTCTttgcctgtctgtctgtctcttcttcacgcctacaccactgaaccaattgcatgAAATTTGAGATCCGAGAGTGTGCATAGAATATGATAGTTTGGATCCTAGAAGTCCCATGGGAAAGGGAACAATTTGGAAAAAATACCTCGAATCTGTTTATCTTTTCATATACCATGCGCAGCAAGCTACAGGCGGAAtgatagtataaaaaaataattcttgcaacgtgtttaaatgtatt of Zerene cesonia ecotype Mississippi chromosome 16, Zerene_cesonia_1.1, whole genome shotgun sequence contains these proteins:
- the LOC119832779 gene encoding dopamine N-acetyltransferase-like, which translates into the protein MSNYTIGRIVEEDTEEVMKVLKRNFFIDEPLNKKLQYCTSVDDDCPDLDEYCRSTLPGISFKAIDADGKIIGVLINGISAVDFPIDYESMIKNCENPKFKKILHILLIREQNAHLATRYPNEKKLFEVKLAATDSNWRNKGIMNKLMEEAEKSARDLGIRLLRIDTSSAYSAKAAEKFGFTCLYKRAYTDIKLPGESEPIIVPDPPHVVDRVFIKELF